In the genome of Helicobacter colisuis, one region contains:
- a CDS encoding type II toxin-antitoxin system YafQ family toxin: MRNQVFQNSFMKDLKLIRKQQWDIEAIKKCVEDLAKLDILPRAYKDHALKGDFKDFRECHIFGDLVLIYKRDNKEVNYYRIGRHQDLFKGY, from the coding sequence ATGCGTAATCAAGTTTTTCAAAATAGTTTTATGAAAGATTTAAAGCTGATTAGAAAACAGCAATGGGATATTGAAGCAATCAAAAAATGCGTTGAGGATTTAGCAAAATTAGATATATTGCCTCGAGCTTACAAAGATCACGCATTAAAAGGAGATTTTAAAGATTTTAGAGAATGCCATATTTTTGGAGATTTGGTTTTAATCTACAAAAGAGACAATAAAGAGGTTAATTATTATCGAATAGGAAGACACCAAGACTTATTTAAGGGCTATTAA